Proteins co-encoded in one Papaver somniferum cultivar HN1 chromosome 5, ASM357369v1, whole genome shotgun sequence genomic window:
- the LOC113281284 gene encoding ankyrin repeat domain-containing protein 2A-like, with protein MASNSQKDNTDTTEKSVLPESNNDNETSSAEAGAGFPGNPFDLSAMSSLLNDPSIKELAEQIAKDPAFNQMAEQLQKSVHGAGDEGVPQFDTQQYYTTMQQVMQNPQFMTMAERLGNALIQDPSTSSILENLTNPVRKEELEERMSKIKDDPSLKHIIDEIESGGPAAMMRYWNDPEVLQKLGQAMGLGADAANSAPLDTPADDAEDETANEDESVVHHTASVGDVEGLKNALASGSDKDEEDSEGRTALHFACGYGEVKCAQVLLEAGAAVDALDKNKNTALHYAAGYGRKECVALLLDNGAAVTLQNLDGKTPIDVAKLNNQQDVLKLLEKDAFV; from the exons ATGGCGTCTAATTCTCAGAAAGATAACACCGATACTACTG AGAAATCAGTTCTACCGGAGAGCAACAACGATAATGAAACATCCTCTGCTGAGGCTGGAGCTGGATTTCCTGGCAACCCTTTTGATCTCTCTGCTATGTCTAGCCTTCTTAAT GACCCAAGTATAAAGGAATTAGCTGAGCAGATAGCCAAAGATCCTGCTTTCAACCAAATGGCGGAGCAGCTCCAAAAGAGTGTTCATGGTGCTGGCGATGAGGGTGTTCCTCAGTTTGATACACAACAGTATTACACGACCATGCAGCAGGTTATGCAAAATCCTCAATTCATGACTATGGCTGAGCGCCTTGGTAATGCTTTAATACAG GATCCATCTACATCCTCCATATTGGAGAACTTGACAAATCCAGTGCGGAAAGAAGAACTTGAAGAAAGAATGTCAAAAATCAAGGATGATCCGTCTTTGAAACATATTATAGACGAGATCGAGAGTGGCGGTCCAGCTGCAATGATGAG GTACTGGAATGATCCTGAGGTTCTACAGAAGTTAGGGCAGGCTATGGGTCTTGGAGCGGATGCTGCCAATTCAGCTCCACTTGATACACCAGCTGATGACGCAGAAGATGAAACTGCCAATGAGGACGAGTCGGTTGTTCACCACACTGCCAGTGTTGGTGATGTTGAG GGTTTGAAGAATGCACTTGCATCTGGATCTgataaagatgaagaagattctGAGGGTAGGACAGCCTTGCATTTTGCATGCGGATATGGTGAG GTGAAGTGTGCTCAGGTCCTGCTCGAAGCTGGAGCAGCAGTGGATGCTTTGGATAAGAACAAAAATACTGCCCTTCATTATGCTGCTGGTTAtggaaggaaggagtgtgtaGCACTCCTATTGGATAACGGCGCTGCTGT CACTCTCCAGAATTTAGATGGCAAGACACCAATTGATGTTGCCAAGCTGAACAACCAGCAGGATGTCCTGAAGCTGCTAGAAAAGGATGCATTTGTTTAA